A window of Chaetodon auriga isolate fChaAug3 chromosome 2, fChaAug3.hap1, whole genome shotgun sequence contains these coding sequences:
- the dtx3lb.2 gene encoding E3 ubiquitin-protein ligase DTX3L, with amino-acid sequence MSDGDLEEPMEVGFDHPPASQDTCAESKDEAPVTISVSVRWSEGHKPQKCRVELERALQSWANKGKGQFDCGVSDVSDEGRAVITIKPAPALSELQELGGQTLTRKDGKTVTITSISLSQQNTQSPEEAAVTRSPPSFVPEPRQEKVLPTEQSSSRSAAVAREETCTCIVPVGHFWYVSHIYKEEIERIQKDNGVQITAEVNVSFKADQKDGGPQKALSEFISLVQRCLGESDGSVFPFKYPGPEELKDTLTITRRPENKVLLTLSSEEMTVFGPRQSQDAISKSLNAAQNTLTNAGTSAEESAWASRDASLNIGMIIKDPLSDAGLTIEADYWKLMNTSFGEQLAAIKAKFGVDFKESAISPDRVEVRAHYERSAGNASMESHAVRALLHLYQKTATMPMKLAHRHGPMGLSGSPKNLSSVYQSGGASASVLNGQSGYSTHNTEAPTGGGGGAPAGDSKEENCPICMDRFTNKKQLKCKHEFCEECLENAKKSMGPICPVCKHVFGMVEGDQPEGHMSWRSVFSHLPGFPDCGTIIITYDIPSGKQRKQHPNPGTPYCGVNRTAYLPDNKEGRDVLRLLKRAFDQRLIFTVGTSRTTGMENQVTWNDIHHKTSVAGGPQCFGYPDPGYLSRVREELKAKGIN; translated from the exons ATGTCAGACGGTGACTTAGAGGAGCCCATGGAGGTG GGTTTTGATCATCCTCCAGCATCTCAGGATACTTGTGCTGAG AGCAAAGATGAAGCTCCAGTCACCATCTCCGTCTCAGTGAGGTGGTCGGAGGGTCATAAACCGCAGAAGTGTCGAGTAGAACTGGAGAGAGCTCTTCAGTCGTGGGCCAACAAAGGCAAAGGTCAGTTCGACTGTGGAGTGTCGGATGTCTCAGACGAAGGGAGAGCTGTGATAACAATTAAACCCGCTCCAG CCTTGAGCGAGCTTCAGGAACTGGGTGGACAAACACTGACCAGGAAAGATGGGAAAACAGTCACAATAACATCTATTAGTCTgtcacagcagaacacacaaagtccagaggaagctgcagtgACTCGTTCACCTCCTTCATTTGTGCCAGAGCCACGGCAG GAGAAAGTGCTACCGACAGAACAAAGTTCcagcagatcagcagcagtTGCAAGAGAGGAGACGTGTACTTGTATTGTCCCAGTGGGTCATTTCTGGTATGTGAGCCACATCTACAAGGAGGAAATCGAACGCATCCAGAAAGATAACGGAGTTCAAATCACGGCAGAAGTCAATGTGAGTTTTAAGGCGGACCAGAAAGATGGAGGTCCACAGAAAGCTCTCTCTGAGTTCATCAGCCTTGTTCAGAGGTGCTTGGGTGAATCCGATGGCTCAGTTTTTCCTTTCAAGTACCCAGGTCCAGAAGAGTTGAAGGACACACTGACAATCACCAGAAGACCTGAGAACAAGGTTTTACTTACTCTATCCTCTGAAGAAATGACTGTCTTTGGGCCACGACAAAGTCAAGATGCCATCAGCAAGTCCTTAAATGCAGCACAGAACACCTTAACAAATGCCGGCACTTCTGCTGAAGAGTCTGCATGGGCGTCTCGAGACGCGTCACTGAACATTGGCATGATCATCAAAGACCCTCTCAGTGATGCAGGACTAACCATTGAAGCTGATTACTGGAAGCTGATGAATACTTCCTTTGGTGAGCAACTAGCTGCAATCAAAGCTAAGTTTGGTGTGGATTTTAAAGAATCAGCCATCAGTCCAGACAGAGTCGAAGTCAGAGCTCACTATGAAAGATCAGCAGGAAACGCATCGATGGAGAGCCATGCTGTCAGAGCTCTACTCCATCTGTACCAGAAGACTGCCACAATGCCCATGAAGTTGGCCCACCGCCATGGTCCCATGGGGCTCAGTGGCTCACCGAAGAACTTGAGCAGTGTTTATCAGTCAGGGGGGGCCAGTGCATCTGTGTTGAACGGCCAATCAGGATACAGCACTCATAACACTGAAGCacccacaggaggaggaggaggagcaccaGCAGGAGACAGTAAAGAGGAAAACTGTCCTATCTGCATGGATCGTTTTACCAATAAGAAACAGCTCAAGTGTAAACATGAATTTTGTGAGGAATGCCtagaaaatgccaaaaaatcAATGGGGCCCATCTGTCCTGTATGCAAACATGTCTTTGGGATGGTAGAGGGAGACCAGCCAGAGGGACATATGTCATGGCGTTCAGTTTTCTCACACCTCCCTGGATTCCCAGACTGTGGCACTATCATCATCACCTATGATATTCCGAGTGGAAAACAGAGG AAACAGCATCCAAATCCTGGAACACCCTACTGTGGCGTTAATAGAACAGCGTATCTGCCAGACAACAAAGAAGGTAGAGACGTGCTGCGCCTGTTGAAGAGAGCGTTTGACCAGAGGCTCATTTTCACTGTTGGGACGTCCAGAACGACTGGGATGGAGAACCAGGTGACCTGGAACGACATTCACCACAAGACCTCCGTTGCAGGAGGACCACAGTG TTTTGGGTATCCTGACCCAGGCTATCTGagcagagtcagagaggagctgaaggcAAAAGGCATCAATTGA